From a single Metopolophium dirhodum isolate CAU chromosome 6, ASM1992520v1, whole genome shotgun sequence genomic region:
- the LOC132947708 gene encoding uncharacterized protein LOC132947708 codes for MTTPSPAETVDDPEENADTQNGRTSQQWDDTADDAANYRYYLGPALCCTQPMPPPASVIISANFSYPPPPLPEYYIGPAIFDVMGPPPMACCVAESKFLYPPPLLQGSRKPYPPPSKPSADENSDNCPVIRWTDIVPAKIEECL; via the exons ATGACGACGCCATCGCCCGCTGAAACCGTCGACGATCCGGAG GAAAACGCTGACACCCAGAACGGGAGAACGTCGCAGCAGTGGGACGATACTGCCGACGATGCCGCTAACTACCGGTATTACTTGGGGCCGGCGCTGTGTTGCACACAGCCAATGCCGCCCCCGGCAAGCGTCATAATTTCCGCAAACTTTTCATACCCTCCACCGCCGCTGCCGGAATATTATATAGGGCCTGCAATTTTCGATGTGATGGGACCACCCCCTATGGCCTGCTGTGTGGCCGAGTCTAAGTTTTTATATCCACCACCCCTGCTTCAGGGGTCAAGGAAACCGTATCCGCCGCCATCGAAGCCGTCGGCGGATGAAAACTCAGATAATTGTCCAGTAATTCGTTGGACCGACATTGTACCAGCAAAAATAGAAGAATGTTTATAG
- the LOC132946780 gene encoding LOW QUALITY PROTEIN: kelch-like protein 3 (The sequence of the model RefSeq protein was modified relative to this genomic sequence to represent the inferred CDS: deleted 1 base in 1 codon): MCRSSSNPGLDIQFTMQSIKQISESRICDLAKYEYEKLYYSEVYEVLQSLRNDEVFCDIKLETDDNKIIFAHKVVLASASPYFHAMFTNFAESNHDLVVMKQFDSTALQLLVDFIYSGKILITEDNVLVLLPAANLLQLEEVKDVCCNFLQTQLCPTNCIGIYAIADLHSCTELLTSSELYIQHHFSEVFGGDEFLSLSSEQVVKLISSDKLIVPSEEKVFESVIRWVNHESGSRKCILPQLMEHIRLPLTSKNYIRKKVLEEPLIKNCFKCKDYIIEALNFHNNILKSEEFISQNIRNKPRYGDKVILAVGGMTTELSKRTEWYDPKINRWNYGLEMITSRGRPGLAVMNDNLVFVVGGFDDDVESLQSVDVLDLSSESPCWKPSVGMLVKRDILKVGVIDNYLYAVGGHNDSDGTLDTAEVFDYNTQEWRMISSMSTLRFDFGAGVLNNLLYVVGGLGDSSQALDTVECYDPSLDTWTPITKMCVHRRGAGVGTLDGVLYAVGGHDGFNYLSSVETYKPSTGVWTSIGEMNLPRRHAGVVTLDGLLYVVGGDDENSNLDAVECYNPKTNTWTMVTASMNDKRISVGVVVINRTQHFKTC, from the exons TCTTCAAATCCTGGGCTTGATATCCAATTCACAATGCAAAGTATAAAGCAAATATCAGAATCCAGAATATGTGATCTAGCGAAATACGAatatgaaaaattgtattattcagaGGTATATGAAGTACTTCAATCATTACGCAA tgaTGAGGTTTTTTGTGATATTAAACTTGAAACAGacgataacaaaataatattcgcACATAAAGTGGTTTTAGCATCGGCTAGTCCATATTTCCATgcaatgttcacaaattttgCAGAAAGCAACCATGATCTTGTTGTTATGAAACAGTTTGATTCTACCGCTTTACAACTGTTAGTAGACTTTATTTATTCTGGGAAAATCTTGATTACTGAAGACAACGTCCTG GTTTTGTTACCAGCTGCAAATCTATTGCAGTTAGAAGAAGTAAAAGATGTATGCTGCAATTTTTTACAGACACAACTTTGTCCTACTAACTGTATTGGTATATATGCTATAGCTGATTTACATAGCTGTACGGAATTGTTAACAAGTTCAGAATTATATATTCAACATCACTTTTC AGAAGTTTTTGGTGGTGACGAATTCCTATCCTTATCATCCGAACAAGTTGTAAAGTTGATCTCCAGTGATAAACTTATAGTTCCATCTGAAGAAAAA gtATTTGAAAGTGTTATTCGTTGGGTAAACCATGAATCGGGTtcaagaaaatgtattttaccccAGTTAATGGAACACATACGTTTACCATTAACATCAAAAAATTACATACGAAAAAAAGTACTTGAGGAACCTCTTATTaagaattgttttaaat gtaaAGATTACATAATTGaggcattaaattttcataataatatactcaagtCAGAAGAGTTTATTTCACAAAACATTCGGAATAAACCCAGATATGGAGATAAA GTTATATTAGCTGTTGGTGGAATGACGACTGAATTAAGTAAGCGTACAGAATGGTACGATCCAAAAATTAACCGATGGAATTATGGACTAGAAATGATTACAAGCCGTGGAAGACCCGGTCTAGCCGTAATGAATGATAATTTAGTGTTTGTTGTGGGTGGTTTTGATGATGATGTTGAATCTCTTCAGTCTGTTGATGTACTAGATTTATCTTCAGAATCACCTTGTTGGAAACCAAGTGTTGGCATGTTAGTTAAACgagatattttaaaagttggtgTTATCGATAATTACCTATATGCC GTCGGTGGACATAATGATAGTGATGGTACATTAGATACTGCAGAAGTTTTCGATTACAATACTCAAGAATGGCGTATGATATCTAGTATGTCTACTTTAAGATTTGACTTTGGGGCCGGAGTCCTGAATAATCTTTTATacgtg gtAGGAGGACTTGGTGATTCATCACAGGCCTTAGACACTGTTGAATGTTATGATCCCAGCCTTGATACATGGACACCAATCACAAAAATGTGTGTACATCGCAGAGGTGCCGGTGTAGGAACTTTAGACGGTGTACTGTATGCTGTAGGTGGCCATGATGGATTTAACTACCTGAGTAGTGTTGAAACATACAAACCAAGTACAGGAGTTTGGACTTCTATTGGAGAGATGAATTTGCCTCGACGACATGCAG gAGTAGTTACATTAGACGGTTTATTGTACGTCGTCGGTGGAGATGACGAAAATTCTAATTTGGATGCTGTAGAATGTTACAACCCAAAAACTAATACCTGGACCATGGTCACTGCGTCAATGAATGATAAACGGATTTCAGTAGGAGTAGTAGTCATTAATAGG acacaacattttaaaacttgttag